The sequence below is a genomic window from Dyadobacter chenwenxiniae.
AGACCTTCCCTTAAAATCCATCGGCTACCATTTCGGTGGCCGTGACCACAGCACTGTAATCCATTCTATTCAAAGCATTAACCTGCTGATGGGCGAAACGCCCGATGTGGAGGAAACTTTGCAGAAACTTCGCAGTTACTTTAAATAGCATTTGGCGTCTAATGGTTTGATAAACATTCAAACCAAAACAGCCCAATGACGCCTGTACTAGTTGAACGCACACAGATCTGTGACGCATCCTGGAATGATCACATTCGCAAATCCCTTCAATGCGTGATCTACGCGCAGACTTTTTACCTGGATATCGTTTGTGAAAATTGGAAAGCGCTTGTCTGGCCGAATATCCAACATCCCGAAATCGTTATGCCGCTTCCTATGCGCCGGAAATTTGGTTTTACGACCATTTACCAGCCGCTGTTTTGCCAATATCTCGGTTTGTTTACTTTAAAGCCTCTTGCCGAATTTGAATTAGAGTCCTTTATTCGTTTTTTATCAAAGGAATTTTCTTACATATCGGCCTACCATTTTAATCCGGAAAACTCGGTTAGAATGTCAGCAATAGCATCCGCTTTTTCTGATTTTCAATTTGCAAAAAACCATACGCACTGGCTTCATATCCGGGGAAATTATGGGCAAGTCCATTCAGGTTATTCTAAGGACAGAAAGCGTAATTTGAAGCGTAGTAAGGCTTTAAATTGGTGCATTCAAAAGAGTGCAGACATTAATCCTCTGATTGCATTATTTGCAGAAAATCAGACCGAACGCATTCCGGGTGGGGTTGATCCGAATGCTTTTGTCCGTTTAAAGACACTTTTAGGTGTTTTGAATGCAGGTGGACATGCGGAAGTTTACTATGCCATATTCAATGGACAAATTGACGCGGGTATACTCATTGTGGAGTTTGCGGGACGAGCGATTTATCTCTTCAATGCGGCGGATCGGGTCGGAAGGAGCGGCAATGCAAGAACTTTAATGCTGGATCAGTATTTCAGGGATTGCAACGGCAAGATGCTGATTTTCGATTTCGAAAGCCCGGAAGTCGGCTCAATAGCAAGCTTTTACAGTAGTTTTGGAAGCACGCCGGTTTCGTTTTATGCGATCAGAAAAAATGAATTATGGTTTCCGCTAAGACACATTCAGAACTGGCGAAAGAGATTTTTCAAAACCATACAAGGTCTTTTTTAAGTCCTTTGTAAGATTTGAGGTCCATTTCAAGCGAACCGATTTTTAGCTCAACCTCCACTTTTAAAGGGATTTTATTGGAGTCGTCCGACACCCAGAGTTTCATTGCACCTTCGCCTTTGAAAAATTTATTGTCTGGAATTAATGGATTGATCCTGAGCACCTTTGTTTTGCCGAATTTGGTCTTAATTACATCTTTCCCCACATAACGTACGCGCAATTTGTAAACTTCGCCGTCAAAAAATGTCGGAACCTCAATGACCTCGCCTTCGGAGACTTTCTCAAAATTGATTGTTCTCAGATAGAAATAGCCGCTGATAATGTCGTGAATGTTGTTGGGAACATTGAAAGTCTTCGTTTCATCTTTTATGCTCGATACAGCCTGGTCCCGGTTATGGTTGAACATCACACGCTCCTCCTTGCGATATTTGTTCTCTTGTATCTGACGCTCAAACATATGCGGCAAAATGGCCGTGGTGTCAATGTACGAGCGCCAGGTGTCTCTGACGCGGGAAATAAGGTCAAATGCGCCTACCGTACGGCCAGACACGTTGACCCGGTAGCAAGGCCGGTTGTTAATAATGGACACCGATTTGCCAACTTCCACCTTAGCCTCAGCAGCGTTAATAAAGCCGTAATGCACTCTGTATTCAACTCTTTCACCCGGGCCGAAGCTCTTGTTGGATATAACTCTTTTCTCCGTCGCCTGTTCTTCAAACTGCCGGAAGGAGAAAAAAAACGAAAAAGTTATGAAAGCAATTACAATGATGTACGATCTCTTCATGCTAAAAAACTATGATTATAGAGAGGGATATTTTTCTTTCAACCAGGCCAGATACTTCTTAATATTTCCTCCAAATTTTTGTTCAAACTCAATTTTAAATATGTCTTGCTTTGACTTATAAGTCTGGTAACTGATGAAATACGCATTGTTAGGCATTTTCCCGTCCGGCCATCGGCTTTTGTTTGTTAACGTCCGCTTCCCGGAAAGAAGTGTGTCGGCGTCATCCAGGATCGTCAGGATCAGCTTGTTTTTCAACGAATCGCGGTGCGCATTTACGACCGGATTTTCCCCGAATGTTTTATAGAGACTGTCCAAACGGTCAATTCCCCTTAACATATGCCCTGAATAGGCATCATTATACTTTTTTGAATATTCGTATGTACGCAATTCGGGAGAGTCCAGACCATATTTGAATTTCAAAAACCGGATCGCTCCCTGATCGCCGATAAAGCTGGCGAGGTTTTCGTTCAGTTCCAGGTTATTTTTCACAAAAAGCGTTCCATGGGTAAGCTCGTGAAGAATCAGGTTTGTGAGGCTTCCCACCCTTCGTTTCAGCATGCTTGATAGAATAGGGTCTTTCAAGTAACCCAAAGTAGACCATGCCGAAACCTCTCCAATGTCCGTATCCAGGCCCTCCTGTATCAATTGCCGCTCTTCGGTTACTGCGCGGGTGGAATCAAAAAAACCTTTGTAAGGAAAACTACCGATGATAGGAAATTTCCATTTATGAGATTCGATTTTATATTTTTCCGAAGCTGTAATGAGCCATATCAGTGGTTTCCCGTGCTGGTTATAAAACGTTGTGTAGTTTTTGGAAGGGGCCAATCCCAGTGAATCAACGCCGAATTGCTTGATTTCCTCAATGAGCTTAATCCGGGCTTTCAGCGAATCGGGGAATGTGGGATCATTCAACACATCTGTTACATCTTCCACATTCATCAGGATTTTCACCTGTCCGGAAGCCTGCATCCAGCCGTAACTGAGCAGATTCCTGTAATAGATCCCTGAAATCACACAAAGCACTAAAACGGCAAGCAGAATTTTTTTAAACACAAATGCGGTAATTAAGTCAAGTGGCTACGACTAATCTGTAAAACAGA
It includes:
- a CDS encoding GNAT family N-acetyltransferase, which translates into the protein MTPVLVERTQICDASWNDHIRKSLQCVIYAQTFYLDIVCENWKALVWPNIQHPEIVMPLPMRRKFGFTTIYQPLFCQYLGLFTLKPLAEFELESFIRFLSKEFSYISAYHFNPENSVRMSAIASAFSDFQFAKNHTHWLHIRGNYGQVHSGYSKDRKRNLKRSKALNWCIQKSADINPLIALFAENQTERIPGGVDPNAFVRLKTLLGVLNAGGHAEVYYAIFNGQIDAGILIVEFAGRAIYLFNAADRVGRSGNARTLMLDQYFRDCNGKMLIFDFESPEVGSIASFYSSFGSTPVSFYAIRKNELWFPLRHIQNWRKRFFKTIQGLF
- a CDS encoding DUF3108 domain-containing protein, which gives rise to MKRSYIIVIAFITFSFFFSFRQFEEQATEKRVISNKSFGPGERVEYRVHYGFINAAEAKVEVGKSVSIINNRPCYRVNVSGRTVGAFDLISRVRDTWRSYIDTTAILPHMFERQIQENKYRKEERVMFNHNRDQAVSSIKDETKTFNVPNNIHDIISGYFYLRTINFEKVSEGEVIEVPTFFDGEVYKLRVRYVGKDVIKTKFGKTKVLRINPLIPDNKFFKGEGAMKLWVSDDSNKIPLKVEVELKIGSLEMDLKSYKGLKKDLVWF
- a CDS encoding aminopeptidase, translated to MFKKILLAVLVLCVISGIYYRNLLSYGWMQASGQVKILMNVEDVTDVLNDPTFPDSLKARIKLIEEIKQFGVDSLGLAPSKNYTTFYNQHGKPLIWLITASEKYKIESHKWKFPIIGSFPYKGFFDSTRAVTEERQLIQEGLDTDIGEVSAWSTLGYLKDPILSSMLKRRVGSLTNLILHELTHGTLFVKNNLELNENLASFIGDQGAIRFLKFKYGLDSPELRTYEYSKKYNDAYSGHMLRGIDRLDSLYKTFGENPVVNAHRDSLKNKLILTILDDADTLLSGKRTLTNKSRWPDGKMPNNAYFISYQTYKSKQDIFKIEFEQKFGGNIKKYLAWLKEKYPSL